Proteins encoded together in one Bacteroides ovatus window:
- a CDS encoding OmpA family protein has protein sequence MNKMKFMVLFMSIAMIFGSCGSMNNTGKGAAIGGGSGAALGAILGGVIGKGKGAAIGAAIGTAVGAGTGALIGKKMDKAAAEAKQIEGAQVEQITDNNGLQAVKVTFDSGILFTTGNANLSAAAKSALSKFANNVLNQNRDMDVSIYGYTDNQGWKNSTAAQSQQKNLNLSQERAQSVSSYLLSCGVSTNQIKGVQGMGESDPVASNDTAAGREQNRRVEVYMYASEQMIKDAQAAAN, from the coding sequence ATGAACAAGATGAAATTTATGGTTCTCTTCATGAGTATTGCCATGATATTTGGTAGCTGTGGAAGTATGAACAACACTGGTAAAGGTGCTGCTATCGGTGGTGGTTCGGGTGCTGCACTGGGTGCAATCCTGGGAGGTGTTATCGGTAAAGGTAAAGGTGCCGCTATTGGTGCTGCTATCGGTACGGCAGTAGGTGCAGGTACGGGTGCTCTTATCGGTAAGAAGATGGACAAAGCAGCAGCAGAAGCAAAACAAATTGAAGGCGCACAAGTAGAACAGATAACAGACAACAACGGATTGCAAGCCGTGAAAGTAACATTCGACTCGGGTATTCTTTTCACTACCGGTAATGCAAATCTAAGTGCTGCTGCTAAATCTGCTTTAAGCAAGTTTGCCAACAATGTGCTCAATCAGAACCGGGATATGGACGTGTCTATCTACGGATACACTGACAACCAGGGCTGGAAAAACAGCACTGCCGCACAAAGCCAACAGAAAAATCTGAACTTGTCACAAGAACGTGCACAGAGCGTGTCCAGTTATTTGTTGAGCTGTGGTGTTTCCACCAATCAGATCAAAGGTGTACAGGGAATGGGTGAAAGCGATCCCGTTGCAAGCAATGATACTGCTGCCGGTCGCGAACAAAACCGTCGTGTAGAAGTATACATGTACGCAAGTGAACAAATGATTAAAGATGCACAAGCAGCTGCTAATTAA
- the mtgA gene encoding monofunctional biosynthetic peptidoglycan transglycosylase, whose product MHKQLLIKKILRYTRNLLIFFFASTLLAVIVYRFMPVYVTPLMVIRSVQQIFSGDKPTWKHTWVSFDKISPNLPMAVIASEDNRFAEHNGFDLVEIKKAMKENETRKRKRGASTISQQTAKNVFLWPQSSWVRKGLEVYFTFLIELFWSKERIMEVYLNSIEMGNGIYGAQATAKVKFGTTAAQLTRGQCALIAATLPNPIRFNSAKPSSYILKRQNQILRLMNLVPKFPPEEKAVEKKKSKNKKSK is encoded by the coding sequence ATGCACAAGCAGCTGCTAATTAAAAAAATTCTGCGCTATACGCGCAACCTGCTGATTTTCTTCTTTGCATCCACTCTGTTGGCAGTGATTGTGTATCGGTTTATGCCGGTTTATGTCACTCCGTTGATGGTTATTCGAAGCGTTCAGCAGATTTTTTCAGGAGATAAACCCACGTGGAAGCACACGTGGGTTTCTTTTGATAAGATATCTCCCAATCTGCCGATGGCGGTCATAGCCTCCGAAGACAACCGTTTTGCCGAACACAACGGATTCGATCTTGTAGAAATCAAGAAAGCGATGAAAGAGAACGAAACACGCAAACGGAAACGAGGAGCAAGCACCATTAGTCAGCAGACAGCCAAGAATGTGTTCTTATGGCCGCAATCTTCGTGGGTACGCAAGGGACTCGAAGTCTACTTTACGTTTCTCATCGAACTGTTCTGGTCGAAAGAACGAATCATGGAAGTCTATCTCAACTCTATAGAAATGGGAAATGGCATCTACGGCGCGCAAGCTACCGCAAAGGTCAAATTCGGAACAACAGCTGCCCAGTTGACCCGGGGACAATGCGCACTTATCGCCGCTACTCTGCCCAATCCGATACGGTTTAACTCGGCGAAACCTTCGTCATACATATTAAAACGACAAAATCAGATATTACGGCTGATGAATCTGGTTCCTAAATTTCCACCTGAAGAAAAAGC